From the genome of Myripristis murdjan chromosome 22, fMyrMur1.1, whole genome shotgun sequence, one region includes:
- the znf292a gene encoding zinc finger protein 292a, with protein sequence MAEGETEREYDTRKAIEVLRERFQGLTTALKESSLSPSEASLHFCQEFCQVLVEHAGRWKTDEDPLPLLEVYTVAILSFAKAASCLSSECENVPLLLEKLALSCVELLLLLPQHVPGALWEEFQSSMKLAHSLLQESGSTQLCMLSVLAQQEGVWSNTTLSSILSNETPQTEQVHEFLELEGPTLLNMRIKHLIKTDSVEKAAVLAKMCSEYPGYEGKGNFKQTYLVCICMTKSHEQLMEEITPVDCKDALEMICNLESEGDEKGAFCLCSAFLKRQLLQGDVYCAWELTLFWSKLLMRLEASADAFLDQSKKMALLCRSVCHILFLIKVIQNEVGEVGLPVCVEMCIQALKMTSSEHKDTKSTICKTIYCLLPTDLEVKRACQLTEFLLQPTVDSYYAVESLYNEPDQKPEEEGSLPVPNSLRCELLLALKTQWPFDPEFWDWKTLKRNCLALMGEEAAIVSSIDTLNDTDEQEVESVLGKVPEYKDLEDFLLNTTNELNEITDEREKNREAKKLREQGFVSARFRNWRAYMQYCVLCDKEFLGHRIVRHAQKHFKDGVYLCPICADSFESREILEPHVASHVKQSCKERLAAMKAARKVSKPLQSPKSPSRSLKVAAKTNITPVKIEPSFGNHTSAEASVNPVKVEHATSEPQISQDCFCPVRNCSKAFKFFRNLMAHVRCHKDDEEATRFLEIQKQKVVCQYCRRQFVNVRHLNDHLQMHCGTRPYICIQLDCKANFNSNSELLMHRKTHTEFKAQCMFPNCGKIFSEAYLLYDHEAQHYLTYTCQMENCGKIFYSQSVFLSHQENHGTNNTVNNLPTSNENPPVPSKADPPLQSSPNKDDKGSAFVCLERIDTEAYMKDAAKASTSPSRSQQVAKEPAPVRVKHSIESMLNSVADPETKEPEKCYTPLTNPTPAPVDMKPAPEVPNAHQNMDGQGEIPPVYPVPCATNPVAGQQREGHDNGQAHELQNELPQIMSPPQIKTENPCSLQGYPTSMHAAPGNEENMHCCPYKDCTRAYSTNKSLSRHVKKQHPEIFEDWKLAKKYNKVAKITARKTSIGHESPSQSQNQRNRPSNQLAPLCNKTGMQQMDYPMGCSSSPAPCYPGSMDPVPITPMVNPTLYPSWGSPASTGGLMQSDLSQAWSSPPMNNCYPDVFNMNEYPSRSYPQWQTDPYQTTTSLPSERDPSLAAIHSVTVSHVTSDSSLMSQYVSSSLMLDNGGQMHNGGHQYGLMQPEVSGDGVDVRKSNANMTGQLGNGNSISTVDSLPGGSYHTPYAQNATSSNTQRLMADIPMKCLSPEAQVALKATTEIIKTENITTPIYEQMDNSVDGMLSPHSVIQTDFPYEEDCSNVECEANPSDEKNADHETQKGKRNRLSKRTKWPAIIKDGKVICRRCFREFTSTKSLGGHLSKRSQCKPLDEIDLTADLPTSFLDFLNDPHVPDTNGAIYNMSNGDFSQDTCSLTTLTSPLAMKQEPQNANIMESYSSNTFSSEDQLTNCNRAEKAIELANQGLAVPYQEDHLMEISKAFQRLDLIEAAQEKMLGNLSLEQNVTQSDPNSDSEKSKLLQTKDRQDDKPWEKVPKPFKCDQDDCEYSFMTKEALFKHLSKMHDFSNEMIEELKRTPVKLSPYPCQICPKTFTRTTGLRIHYEKVHRLSKPEMQRLKISARNRRAFRLNKDTLSSRTTTEVSTSRSTRSTVTLPTIKQEPLDIAIEPQPDNKGNSNICEVTTAGEAAKDSLTHEVSTVTRLPSPQNYLSDRPFPELAGSIPEKAPEQPKEADVNKTPDLKEKSSLVGTTREQRGKSDKSFLSKVKEPASSLPVASVSSSPEKPSSSKNTPTKDEPHRKEKPQKKVGLKMCDTDNAFSPYRPYRCVHEGCTAAFTIQQNLILHYRAMHQASLPASKSEIESEKTTDRNGQESISKDNEVRCQVKDCSRVFMGITRLVQHYLLLHKFTRDKATAMMASMNVGTFNCDRPECSLPFDSVEKYIEHIKNYHKEIAISESGTVDMTFKCEYEGCDRVYTTKSNLLRHLIKKHDYVYDPKSSDGRRSKSVGLFCSVNNGKENVENKFKVKKKNTKKKDGKTIEHWTSFGKPTLKSHDEASAMCTKKSSLQYPCMIIGCDAVERAERNIFKHYTTHGLTERYIEDHRSQFIFCKKYSRSRFKDANKSEGMSSSSSSEETEPDESGTTSSKSSDQKTEELVDRIAQEDSKLSNDESAESQASTGTEGGNKRGRPRKPSHPTPACPERIQTLRNRSTVNSSRENSNPGTPASQEEQRDQGVMPGSFKPLGLEDSFLKFLESSESTHPAKRKLTDRSSSELPSKRQLTHKQKSTTKSKIPDEFSDCENLIDFRNPLNLKSVSNVKIVIDKTFSDGADLLLKQLQDMRPIVIIKKWLYSGS encoded by the exons gTCCTTGTGGAACATGCTGGACGTTGGAAAACGGATGAGGATCCACTGCCTTTGCTGGAGGTGTACACTGTGGCCATACTCAGCTTTGCTAAGGCcgcctcctgtctctcctccgaATGTGAAAACGTGCCACTCCTACTTGAAAAGTTAGCACT GAGctgtgtggagctgctgctctTACTGCCCCAGCATGTCCCTGGTGCCTTATGGGAGGAGTTTCAGTCCTCCATGAAG ttggcacacaGCCTTTTGCAAGAGAGTGGGAGCACACAGCTTTGCATGCTTTCAGTTCTGGCACAGCAGGAGGGTGTTTGGTCCAACACCACTCTGAGCAGCATCCTGTCCAATGAAACGCCTCAGACTGAGCAAG TTCATGAATTTTTGGAATTGGAAGGTCCCACACTCCTTAACATGCGAATAAAGCACCTTATCAAAACGGACAGTGTTGAGAAAGCCGCTGTCCTTGCAAAGATGTGCTCAGAGTATCCGGGATATGAAGGAAAAGGGAACTTCAAACAAACCTACTTGGTTTGCATCTGCATGACAAAAAGTCACGAGCAGCTAATGGAAGAG ATTACGCCAGTGGACTGTAAAGATGCTCTTGAGATGATCTGTAACCTGGAGTCGGAGGGAGATGAGAAAGGAGCTTTTTGTTTATGTTCTGCCTTCCTCAAGCGACAGCTTCTCCAAGGAGATGTTTATTGTGCCTG GGAACTTACACTGTTCTGGAGTAAGCTACTGATGCGTTTGGAGGCATCAGCCGATGCATTTCTTGACCAGAGCAAAAAGATGGCTCTTTTGTGCAGGAGTGTCTGTCACATTCTCTTTCTCATCAAAGTTATTCAAAATGAG gtTGGAGAGGTGGGGCTTCCGGTGTGCGTTGAAATGTGCATTCAAGCTCTGAAAATGACCTCCAGTGAACATAAGGACACCAAGTCAACCATCTGCAAAACTATTTACTGCCTCTTGCCAACTGATCTAGAGGTTAAGCGTGCATGCCAACTGACTGAGTTCCTCCTTCAGCCTACCGTTGACTCTTACTACGCGGTGGAGTCGCTCTACAATGAACCTGACCAAAAGCCTGAGGAGGAGGGGAGTCTACCTGTGCCCAATTCTTTACGCTGTGAGTTACTGCTGGCCTTGAAGACACAGTGGCCTTTTGATCCAGAGTTCTGGGACTGGAAAACACTGAAGCGCAACTGCTTGGCATTGATGGGCGAGGAGGCAGCTATTGTGTCATCTATTGACACACTCAATGACACAGATGAACAGGAGGTGGAAAGCGTACTGGGAAAGGTCCCCGAATACAAAGACCTTGAGGACTTTCTGTTAAACACTacaaatgaactgaatgaaatcacagatgaaagagaaaaaaacagagaggctAAAAAACTTAGGGAGCAAGGCTTTGTGTCTGCTCGATTCAGAAATTGGCGAGCATATATGCAgtattgtgtgttgtgtgacaagGAGTTCTTAGGTCATAGAATTGTTCGCCATGCTCAGAAGCATTTTAAAGATGGAGTGTATCTTTGTCCGATTTGTGCTGATAGTTTTGAAAGTAGGGAGATTTTAGAGCCACATGTAGCGTCACATGTAAAGCAATCTTGCAAAGAGCGACTTGCTGCAATGAAAGCTGCTAGGAAGGTGAGCAAACCACTTCAATCCCCCAAAAGTCCATCCAGAAGTTTAAAGGTTGCAGCCAAGACAAACATCACCCCTGTTAAAATTGAGCCTTCATTTGGCAATCACACTAGTGCTGAAGCATCAGTGAATCCTGTTAAAGTAGAGCATGCTACATCAGAGCCGCAAATAAGTCAAGACTGTTTCTGTCCTGTCAGAAACTGTTCAAAGGCTTTCAAGTTTTTCCGTAATCTCATGGCTCATGTAAGATGTCACAAGGATGACGAAGAAGCAACACGGTTTTTAGAGATACAAAAGCAAAAAGTGGTTTGCCAGTATTGCAGACGTCAGTTTGTTAACGTCAGGCATCTCAATGATCATTTGCAAATGCACTGTGGCACCAGACCTTACATCTGCATACAATTGGATTGCAAAGCCAACTTTAATTCCAATTCTGAACTTCTCATGCATAGAAAGACACATACAGAATTTAAGGCACAGTGCATGTTCCCTAATTGTGGCAAGATTTTCAGTGAGGCGTACCTGTTGTATGATCATGAGGCTCAGCATTACCTAACCTATACCTGCCAAATGGAAAACTGTGGGAAGATTTTCTACTCCCAGTCTGTATTCTTGTCTCACCAGGAGAATCATGGTACAAATAACACAGTGAACAATTTACCCACCTCAAATGAAAACCCTCCTGTCCCCTCAAAAGCGGATCCCCCGCTCCAGAGCAGCCCTAACAAAGATGATAAGGGTTCTGCTTTTGTTTGCCTTGAACGTATTGATACAGAGGCATATATGAAGGATGCAGCGAAGGCAAGCACATCACCATCGAGGTCACAACAGGTTGCTAAAGAACCTGCTCCTGTAAGGGTGAAACACTCAATCGAAAGCATGCTGAATTCAGTGGCAGATCCTGAAACAAAAGAACCAGAGAAGTGTTATACTCCACTGACAAATCCCACCCCGGCACCAGTAGATATGAAACCAGCACCCGAGGTTCCAAATGCACACCAAAACATGGACGGACAAGGTGAGATTCCTCCAGTGTATCCCGTACCCTGTGCAACGAATCCTGTAGCAGGTCAACAGAGAGAAGGTCATGATAATGGACAAGCTCATGAACTTCAGAATGAGTTGCCGCAGATCATGTCTCCACCTCAGATAAAGACTGAAAACCCTTGTTCACTACAAGGGTATCCTACCAGCATGCATGCTGCACCTGGCAATGAAGAGAACATGCATTGCTGCCCCTATAAGGACTGTACACGTGCATACAGCACAAACAAAAGTCTGTCCAGGCATGTGAAGAAACAACACCCTGAAATATTTGAAGACTGGAAACTGgctaaaaaatataacaaagtgGCCAAAATTACAGCAAGAAAGACAAGTATTGGACATGAATCACCTAGTCAGTCACAGAACCAAAGGAACAGACCGTCAAATCAGCTTGCACCACTATGCAACAAAACCGGGATGCAGCAGATGGATTACCCAATGGGATGTTCGAGCTCACCTGCCCCTTGTTATCCTGGCTCAATGGATCCAGTGCCTATCACTCCAATGGTGAATCCCACACTATACCCATCATGGGGAAGCCCAGCCAGTACAGGTGGACTAATGCAGTCAGATTTATCCCAAGCATGGTCTTCACCCCCCATGAATAACTGCTATCCAGATGTCTTCAACATGAATGAGTACCCCTCCCGGAGCTACCCTCAGTGGCAGACAGACCCTTATCAAACCACAACCTCTCTCCCATCAGAAAGAGACCCTTCGCTGGCAGCTATACACAGTGTCACTGTGTCACATGTTACTTCAGATTCGAGTTTGATGTCGCAGTATGTATCCAGCTCTCTTATGCTTGACAATGGAGGGCAAATGCATAATGGAGGACATCAGTATGGCCTAATGCAGCCAGAGGTCAGTGGAGATGGTGTCGATGTGAGAAAAAGCAATGCCAATATGACAGGCCAGTTGGGTAATGGAAACAGTATCTCAACAGTCGACAGCCTTCCTGGAGGAAGTTATCACACTCCGTATGCTCAAAATGCAACTTCTAGTAACACTCAAAGATTGATGGCCGATATTCCAATGAAATGTCTGAGCCCTGAGGCTCAAGTGGCACTAAAAGCTACAACTGAAATCATTAAAACGGAGAATATCACAACTCCTATTTATGAACAGATGGACAACTCTGTGGATGGCATGCTTAGTCCTCACAGTGTCATTCAGACAGATTTCCCTTATGAGGAGGACTGTAGTAATGTCGAGTGTGAGGCCAACCCGTCAGATGAAAAGAATGCTGACCATGagacacaaaaaggaaaacgcAACAGATTAAGCAAGCGAACCAAATGGCCAGCCATCATAAAGGATGGCAAAGTCATTTGCAGGAGATGTTTCAGAGAGTTCACAAGCACCAAGTCTCTTGGAGGTCATCTATCGAAACGCTCACAGTGCAAACCATTGGATGAAATTGACCTGACAGCTGATCTGCCAACCTCGTTTCTTGATTTTCTCAATGACCCTCACGTCCCTGATACCAACGGAGCAATATACAACATGTCAAATGGTGATTTCTCACAGGATACTTGTAGCTTGACCACTTTAACTTCACCTTTGGCAATGAAACAGGAACCccaaaatgcaaatataatgGAATCTTATTCATCAAACACTTTCTCCTCTGAAGATCAGCTTACAAATTGCAATCGGGCAGAGAAGGCGATAGAGTTGGCTAATCAAGGCCTAGCTGTACCTTATCAAGAGGATCACTTGATGGAAATTTCAAAGGCCTTTCAAAGGCTGGATTTGATTGAGGCTGCGCAAGAGAAAATGCTGGGAAATCTTTCCTTGGAGCAAAATGTCACTCAAAGTGATCCAAACTCTGACAGTGAGAAAAGTAAGCTGTTACAAAcgaaagacagacaggatgaCAAGCCTTGGGAAAAGGTACCTAAACCTTTTAAATGTGATCAGGATGATTGTGAGTATTCATTCATGACAAAAGAGGCATTATTCAAACACCTGAGTAAAATGCATGATTTCTCCAATGAGATGATAGAAGAGTTAAAAAGAACTCCAGTCAAATTATCCCCATATCCCTGTCAAATTTGCCCTAAAACATTTACCAGAACTACAGGCTTGAGAATTCACTATGAAAAAGTCCACCGTTTGTCAAAACCAGAAATGCAGAGACTAAAGATCAGTGCTCGAAATAGGCGTGCATTCAGACTTAACAAAGACACACTTAGCAGCCGCACAACCACAGAGGTCAGTACCAGTCGTTCGACAAGATCCACAGTTACATTACCTACCATAAAACAAGAGCCACTTGACATTGCAATTGAACCTCAACCAGATAATAAGGGTAATTCTAACATTTGTGAAGTCACTACAGCAGGAGAGGCAGCCAAAGACAGCCTCACGCATGAAGTATCAACTGTTACGCGACTGCCATCACCTCAAAACTATTTGAGTGACAGGCCATTTCCTGAGCTGGCAGGATCAATTCCTGAAAAAGCCCCAGAGCAGCCTAAAGAGGCTGACGTAAACAAGACTCCAGATTTGAAAGAGAAATCCAGTCTGGTTGGCACGACACGGGAGCAGCGAGGAAAATCAGATAAATCATTTTTGAGCAAAGTAAAAGAACCAGCATCCAGCCTGCCTGTTGCATCTGTTTCATCCTCCCCAGAGAAACCCAGCAGCTCAAAAAACACGCCAACGAAGGATGAACCCCACAGGAAGGAGAAACCTCAGAAGAAGGTGGGGCTCAAAATGTGTGACACAGACAATGCCTTCAGTCCATATAGACCATATCGCTGTGTTCATGAAGGATGCACTGCTGCTTTCACCATTCAGCAAAATCTGATCCTGCATTACAGGGCCATGCATCAGGCATCCCTGCCCGCCAGCAAAAGTGAAATTGAGTCTGAAAAGACCACTGATAGGAATGGACAAGAGAGCATAAGCAAAGATAATGAGGTCAGGTGTCAAGTGAAAGACTGTTCGAGGGTGTTTATGGGAATTACAAGGTTAGTGCAGCATTACCTTTTACTTCATAAGTTCACCCGTGACAAAGCCACTGCCATGATGGCGAGCATGAACGTAGGGACTTTCAACTGTGACCGGCCAGAGTGCTCTCTCCCTTTTGACTCTGTGGAAAAGTATATTGAGCACATTAAGAATTACCACAAAGAAATTGCCATCTCCGAGAGTGGGACAGTGGATATGACTTTCAAGTGTGAGTATGAGGGATGTGACCGCGTTTACACTACAAAATCAAACCTCCTTCGTCACCTCATAAAGAAGCATGATTATGTGTATGATCCCAAAAGCAGCGATGGCAGAAGGTCTAAATCAGTGGGGCTGTTCTGCAGCGTCAACAATGGGAAGGAGAATGTTGagaataaattcaaagtgaagaagaaaaacacaaagaaaaaagatgggAAGACCATTGAACATTGGACAAGTTTTGGAAAGCCCACGCTGAAATCTCACGATGAAGCATCAGCTATGTGCACCAAGAAATCTTCTTTGCAGTACCCATGCATGATAATAGGTTGTGATGCAGTCGAACGGGCTGAAaggaacatttttaaacattacaCCACTCATGGCCTGACCGAGCGATACATTGAAGACCACAGGAGCCAGTTCATATTCTGCAAAAAGTACTCGCGCTCCAGGTTCAAAGATGCAAACAAATCAGAGGGCATGTCATCaagttcatcctctgaggagaCGGAGCCAGATGAGAGTGGAACAACCAGTTCAAAGTCTAGCGATCAGAAGACAGAGGAGCTTGTGGATAGAATAGCCCAAGAAGACAGCAAGTTGTCCAACGATGAAAGTGCAGAGTCCCAAGCGTCCACTGGGACAGAAGGGGGAAACAAAAGGGGCCGGCCCAGAAAACCTTCACATCCAACACCAGCTTGTCCAGAGAGGATTCAGACCCTAAGGAATCGCTCGACTGTTAACAGTTCAAGAGAGAACTCAAATCCTGGGACCCCTGCGTCTCAAGAGGAGCAGCGTGATCAGGGGGTCATGCCAGGGTCTTTCAAGCCTTTAGGACTCGAGGATTCTTTCCTTAAATTCTTGGAAAGCTCGGAGTCAACCCACCCTGCCAAACGGAAATTGACCGACAGATCTAGCTCTGAGTTGCCGTCCAAAAGACAACTAACTCATAAACAAAAATCCActactaaaagtaaaatacCTGATGAATTCAGTGACTGTGAAAATCTCATTGACTTCAGAAACCCCCTCAATCTCAAATCAGTGAGCAATGTTAAGATTGTCATAGATAAAACCTTTTCAGACGGTGCTGACCTTTTACTAAAACAGCTACAAGATATGAGGCCCATAGTTATAATAAAAAAGTGGCTTTACAGTGGATCATAG